Part of the Kitasatospora sp. NBC_01266 genome, CCCTCGGCGCCCGCGCAGGGCTCGCTGGTCACCTCGTAGCGCATCAGCTGCCAACCGCGCAGCGCGGAGGCGAGCTTGGAGGCGGTGCCCACCTCCCCCTGCCAGGAGAACTCGGAGCGCCACTGGCCGGGGGCGGCCGGCTGGCGGATCCAGTCAAGGCTGACCCGCACGTTGAGTACGCCCGCCACCGCCCATTCGACGTGCGGGCACAGCGCGCGGGGCGCGGAGTGGATGTACAGGACTCCACGTGTCGTCACCGGGACCTCCAGGCTGTGGACGAGGGTCGCCTTCCCCAGCTGCCTCGTGCCGGTGGCCGGTTGGTCCTGGGCGCCACTTGGCCGACTCTTGTCCGACTCTGACTCATAAGTAACTCAGGTCAACCGACATTAAGTCACTTACGTGAGCAAAACGGACAAGCTGCAACCATGGTAGTCAGTTCCGGGGACAGGTCTACCCCTGATCGGGATCTCTCCCCCGAACGGCCCCATCAGGCAGCGCTACGGCGGTCCCGCCACGCTATCGCGCCGTACCCAGGGGCGTCTGACGCTCCGTCGGAACCGGCTGAAACAGAGCGCACGGGGTCGCATGGGCGCACGCGCGCGCCCCGGCGGGCCGCAGGGGCCCGCCGGGGCGCGGTGGGCGCGGGGGGTGCTGATATGACGGTCTGTCAGATCGAACCGATGGCCGGAGCCGGACTGACGACGGGTCAGGCGTCCAGTCGGACGACCATCTTGCCGGTGTTGTCGCCACGCATCAGACCGAGGAAGGCGTCCATCATCTGCTCGATGCCGTCGACCACCGTCTCGTCGTAGCGCAGGCCGCCGTCCTTCAGCCAGCCGGCCACCTCGGCGGTGAACTCCGGCTGCAGCGCGGCGTGGTCGTTCACCAGCATGCCCTCGATGCGCAGCCGCTTGCCGATCGCCAGCGCCAGGTTGCGCGGGCCGGCCGGCGGCGCGGTCTCGTTGTACTGGGCGATCGCGCCGCAGAGCACCGCCCGGCCGCGCACGCCCAGGGCGCCGATCGCGGCCTCCAGGTGCTCACCGCCGACGTTGTCGAAGTAGATGTCGATGCCCTCGGGAGCCACCTCGGCGAGCTGCTCGCGGACCGGGCCGTCCTTGTAGTTGAAGGCCGCGTCGAAGCCGTAGTCGTCCACCAGCTTGGCCACCTTGGCCGCCGATCCGGCCGAGCCGACCACCCGGGAGGCACCCTTGAGCCGGGCGATCTGACCGACCAGCGAACCGACCGCGCCGGCCGCGCCGGAGACGAAGACCGCGTCGCCGGGCTTGATCCCGGCAACCGCCACCAGTCCGGCGTAGGCGGTCATGCCCGGCATGCCCAGCACGCCGAGGAAGTAGGAGAGCGGCGCCTTGGACGCGTCCACCTTGGTGGCGTGCGCCGCCTGGACGGTCGCGTACTCGCGCCAGCCCAGTCCGTGCAGCACCGCGTCGCCCACCTCGAAGCCCTCGGCGGCGGAGGCCACCACGTAGCCGACCGCGCCGCCGTCCATCGGCCGGTCCAGCTGGTACGGCGGGACGTAGGACTTGGCGTCGTTCATCCGCCCGCGCATGTACGGGTCGACCGAGAGGTAGGCGTTGCGGACCAGGATCTCGCCCGGCTCCGGCAGCCGGACCGGGGCCTCGACCAGCGCGACGTCGCTCGGGACGGGCCAGCCGTTCGGTCGGGCCTTGAGGTGCCACTCACGGGCCGTGGCGGGTACCGGCTGCTCAGCCATCACTGCGCTCCTTGCTCTGCGTGTTCTGCGAGGTTCCGCACTCCACCTGAAAGGTTGAGGCAATGAAGCAACGATGGACATGAAAGGTTCAGCTTGTCAAATATTCAGGTAGACTCGAACCCATGTCGAACGACGAGCTGCTTCCCGAGGACGCGCTGACCCGCGAGGTGGTGGACCTCATGGCCGGCCTGGTCGCGATCTTCCACCGGGAGTACGAGGAGGCCGCCGCCGCCCGCTCCCTGACCGGCGCCCAGGCCAAGGTGCTCGCGCTGCTGCGGCGCGGCCCGATGCCGATGCGGCACATCGCCCAGACGCTCAGCTGCGAACCGTCGAACATCACCGGCATCGTGGACCGGCTGGAGGCCCGCGGCTTCGTCACCCGGGAGAGCGACCCGCAGGACCGCCGGGTCAAGCTGGTCGCCGCCACCGAGCAGGGCCAGGCCGCCTCCGCCGAGCTGCGCGAGTCGCTGAACTTCGCCCGCGAGCCGCTGGCCGCCCTCGGCCCCGAGGAGCGCGGCACGCTGCGCGACCTGCTGCACCGGATGCTGGTCGGCGCCGGCGGCTAGGAACCGCCCCGGGCCGCTACGCCGCAGCCGCCGCCGTGGTCGCCGCCGCCCGCTGCTCGGCCCGCTCGCTGAACCGCCACCAGAGCCAGCGCCCGGCGCCGAGCAGCACCGCGTAGCCCGCCACCACCAGGGCCAGCGAGCCGTAGGCGGCCGTCGGCAGCTCCTCGAAGCCCAGCCGCTCGCCCAAGCCGCTCGGCGGCAGCAACAGGCCGACCACCGCGAGCAGCAGCGCCGCGCACCAGACCGGGCGCGGCGGTCGCAACCGGGTGCGGCTCAGCCGGTACAGCACCGGCAGCGCCATCGCCTGGGTGACCAGGTTCTCGGTGAACCAGGCGGTGTGGAACATCGCCTCCGAACTCGGCGCCGTGAAGCCGCCGGTCACCCCCCGCATCGCCTCGAACATCGCGATGTCCGAGAACGAGTTGAGCAGCCCGAAGGCGAGCGCGAACCCGGCCAGCGCCCCCCAGCGCAGTCGGGCCGGTCGAGCGCCGGGGCCGGCCGAGCGACCGCTGACCGCGAAGGAGAGCTGCGCGGCGTCGAAGCAGAGGTTCTGCAGCAGCACCTGGACCGGCTGCATCGGCAGGAACGGCAGCAGCACCGCGCCGGCCAGCATGGAGAGCACGTTGCCCAGGTTGCAGGAGAGCGCGATCCGCAGGTAGGCGGCCACCCGGACGGTGGCCTCCCGGCCGACCGCGACAGCCCGGCCGAGCAGCGCCAGGTCGCGCCCGCCGAGCAGCAGGTCGGCCCACTCCCGGGCGGCGCCGACCGCACCAGCGGTGGCGATCCCGAGGTCCGCGGCCCGCAGCGCGGGGACGTCGTTCACCCCGTCGCCGAGGAAGCCGACGCAGTGCCCGGCCGCCCGCAGGGCCCGCACCACCTGCGCCTTCTGCTCGGGGGTGCAGCGGGCGAAGACCGCGCCCGAGGCCCCGGCCGCCGCGACGGCCGCCGGATCGAGCGCGGCGAGCTCGGCGCCGAGCACCACCCGGGGCGGCGCGAGGCCGAGCCGCCGGGCCAGCCGCAGCGCGGTGCTCGGGTGGTCCCCGGTCAGCACGGTGAGCGCGACGCCCGAGCCGCGCAGCAGGGCCAGTGCCGCCTCGGCCGAATCCTCCGGCTCGTCGAGCAGTTCGACGAAGCCGAGCAGGGTCAGCCCGTCCTCCTCGGCCACCCGATGGGGGCCGAGCCTCGGCTCGCGCTCCGTCCTGGCCACCGCGATCAGCCGCAGCCCCTGGCCGGTCCGCTCCTCGACCAGCCGATCCAGCGCCGCGCGCGCCCGCTGGTCCAGCGCGGCGCCGCCGGCCAGCGTGGTGCAGCGCTCCAGCAGCGCCTCCGGTGCGCCCTTGAGCACCAGCGCCCTGCCGCCAGGCTCACGCAGCACCGCGCCCGAGCGGCGGCGCACCGGATCGAAGGGGATCACCTCGAGCACCACGGGCGGCGCGTCCTCGAGCAGCCCGGCGGCGTCCGCGGCGGTCAGCAGCACCTCGTCCAGCGGGTCGAGCAGCCCGGGGTCGCCGTCCAGCAGCGCGGCCTCGCCGACCACGGCCGCCCAACGCAGCGGCTCCTGGTCCGGGCGGCCGAACGGGTCCAGTGCCCCGACCACCGCGAGTTCGCCGGTGGTCAGGGTGCCGGTCTTGTCCAGGCAGAGCAGGTCGAGGGCGCCCAGTTCGCTGACCGAGGGCAGCGCGCGCACCGGCATGCCGTCCTTGGCCAGCCGGTGGCCCCCGCCGGCCAGCACCGTACTGACCACCAGTGGCAGCAGCTCCGGGGTGAGCCCGACCGCCGCCGCCACCGCGAACGGCAGCAGGCTGCCGGTCCAGCCGTGCAGCAGGGTGTCGGTGCCGATGGTCAGCGGGACCACCGCGAGCATGAAGGCGATCAGCCCCAGTACCGCGCGGCGCACCCCGCGTTCGACCACCGAGGGGCCGTGGTCGCCGGCCGGGCCGGGCAGGTGCGCGGCGCCGAACCGGGTGGCGGCGCCGGTGGCCAGCACCACGGCGGTGGCGCCGCCGGTGACCACCGTGCTGCCCGCGAAGCAGAGCTGCGGTTCGTCGAAGGGGCCGCCGGGCGGCTGGGCCGGCGGCAGGTCCAGGGCCGCGCGCGGCACCGGGGTGCTCTCCCCGGTCAGCACCGACTGGTCCACCAGCAGGCCCTGAGCGCGCAGCAGCCGCAGGTCGGCCGGGACGGCGTCGCCGCCCGCCAGCTTGACCACGTCACCGGGGACCAGTTGCTCGGCCGGGACCTCCCGGGCGATCGGCAGCTCGCTCTGCCCGGCCCGGCGCAGCACCGTCGCGGTGCTCGGCGCCAGTGCCCGCAGTGCGCGCAGCGCGGCGGCCGAGCGGCGCTCGCCGTGCAGCCGCAGCAGGCAGGCGCCCAGCACCAGCAGGCCGACTATCGCCGCGCTGCCGATCGAACCGGTCAGTGCGCAGATCACCGCCAGGCCCACCAGCAGCGCGGTGAAGGGATCCCCGAACGCGGCCCGCAGGCGGCGCGCGGTCCCCGGTTCGGGCAGCGGCAGGACGACGTTCTCACCGTGCTCGGCGAGCCGGTCCTCCGCCTGCGCCTCGGTGAGGCCACGCGGGGTGGCGCGCACGGCGCGCAGCGCTTCGAGCCGGCTCAGCCGCGCCGGATCGGCCGGGCCCGGCTCTACGGCGGGGCCGGGGTCCAGCACCCGGGCCACTCGGGCGCCGGGCAGTGGCAGCAGGCGCGCCCCGCGCTCAGGCACCGCTGACCCGGAAGCGGAACAGCTCGCCGCCGACGGTGCGGGTCTGCGCGGCCGACGCCCTGTCCGCGTCGAGGTTCGCGACCATCAGCCGGACCAGCGTCGCCACCTGCGGGTCGTCCACCTCGTAGACCTGGCGCCGGCCCTCACGGCGGTTGGAGACCATGCCGGCCAGCTTGAGCTTGGCCAGGTGCTGGCTGACCGCCTGCAGCGTGCCGCCGACCCGGTCGGCCAGGGTGCCCACATCGGCCTCCCCCTGGCTGAGCACCCAGACGATGTGCAGCCGCATCGTGGAGGCGAGCAGCCCGAACGAGGCCGCCGCCTGCTGCAGCAGCTCCGGAGACGGATCGTCGGACCCGCTGACGCCCGTCATCCTCAAACCGCCCTCTCCCAGATCCCGAAGGCGCTCAGTCTAACCGCGCCGCTCCGGGGCGCGAAGGGATCATCCCGCGCTCCCCCGGCCGTGGGCCCCGCCGAGCCGGTGGGCCGCCGAACCCTCGGGACGTGCGAGAATTCGGCGGTCCAGAGTGCCACGCCGGTGGGGAGTTCGTGTGATAGGCAGCCAGCGGACCGAGGGCCAGCGCGCAGCCGACCGGCGTAGGAACGTCGAACTGGCGCTGCTCGGCTTCGCCTTCGTGGTCAGCCTCGCCGCCTACATCGACGCCGACGAGGCGATGAACAACAAGATGCCGCCCGGCCTGCTGGTCTACGGGGTGGCCTTCGGCGTGCTGATCCTGGCCGCCCACCTGGTGATGCGGCGCTACGCGCGGTACGCCGACCCGTTGATCCTGCCCTGCGCGGTGCTGCTCAGCGGCGTCGGTCTGGTGCTGCTGCACCGGCTCGACGAGTCCGACGCGATCGTGCACGCGGCCAAGGGCGACTTCCAGAAGCTCCCCTCGGCGCCCTCCCAGGTGCAGTGGCTCTTCCTCGCGGTGCCGGCCGCGCTCTGCCTGATCGTCTTCATCAAGCACCACCGGTTCTTCCAGCGCTACGTCTACATCGTGATGGTCGGCGCGCTGGTGCTGCAGATCGCACCGGCGTTCTTCGCGAGTGACGCCGACTACGGCGCCAAGCGGTGGATCCACCTGCCGGGCATCACGGTCGAGCCGGACGAGTTCGTCAAGCTCGCGATCTGCATCTTCTTCGCCGGCTATCTGACGGTCAGCCGGGACGCGCTGGCGCTGGTCGGCCGCAAGCTCTGGGGTCTGAGCCTGCCGCGCGGGCGCAACGCGGGGCCGGTGCTGGCGATCTGGGTGATCAGCCTGCTGGTGCTGATCTTCGAGCGCGACCTGGGCACCTCGCTGATCTTCTTCGGCGTCTTCGTGGTGATGCTCTATGTGGCCACCGAGCGCACCAGCTGGGTCGTGATCGGTGTGATCCTGGCGGTCGGCGGTGCGGCCGTGGTGGGCACCCTGGAGCCGCACGTGCACAGCCGGGTCGAGGCCTGGCTGAACCCGATGGACTACTACAAGGTCTATCCGAAGGGTGTGACCTCGCCGGTCACCTCGGACCAGCAGGCGCAGTCGCTGTTCAGCTTCGGCAGCGGCCACATCCTGGGCACCGGCCTCGGCCAGGGCCACCCGTGGCTGATCGGCTTCGCCGACCGCAGCGACTTCATCTTCACCACGGTCGGCGAGGAGCTGGGCCTGGTCGGTGTGACCGCGGTGCTGATGGTCTACGTGCTCTTCTTCCAGCGCGGGCTGAAGACCGCGCTCACCCTGACCGACCCGTTCGGCAAGCTGCTGGCCACCGGCCTGGCCAGCGTGGTGGCGCTGCAGGTCTTCGTGGTGGTCGGCGGTGTCACCGGGCTGATCCCGCTGACCGGCAAGGAGCTGCCGTTCCTGGCCGCCGGTGGCTCCACCACGCTGGCGAACTGGCTGCTCACCGCAGTCCTGCTGAAGCTGAGCGACGCCGCCGGGCGGATCGAGCTGGAGCCCGAACCCGAGCCGTCGGGCAGCATCGCGCCGCCGAAGCCCGCCGTCGTCAACGCGGACGGGGACGAGGCAGCGGCCTCGCTGCCGGGCCAGCAGGGCTCGGGGACCTCGTACGGCACCCCGGTGCCGTACGGGGCGCCGACGGTGCACGGGACCGCTTCCGGGTCGTCCGGCGGCACCGGAACGCACACCGTGGTGCCGACCCCGACTCCCGCGGCCGGCACGCCCACCGGCTCGCCCGGCACCGACCCGGTCGAGCAGCCCTCCGGCGGCTTCCCCAGCATCGCGCCCGGCTACCCCGGCAGTGCGCCCGCGATGCCCACCATGCCCGCCGAGCAGCCGCCGGCCCCCGGCTACCCCGCCGCCGGCTGGGGCCCCGGCTACCCCGCCGGGCAGCAGTCCCCCGG contains:
- a CDS encoding DUF3145 domain-containing protein; its protein translation is MTTRGVLYIHSAPRALCPHVEWAVAGVLNVRVSLDWIRQPAAPGQWRSEFSWQGEVGTASKLASALRGWQLMRYEVTSEPCAGAEGERYSSTPSLGIFHAVTGLHGDILIPEDRLRAVLLRARSEGTDLEAELARLLGKPWDDELEPFRYAGEGAPVRWLHQVV
- a CDS encoding NADP-dependent oxidoreductase encodes the protein MAEQPVPATAREWHLKARPNGWPVPSDVALVEAPVRLPEPGEILVRNAYLSVDPYMRGRMNDAKSYVPPYQLDRPMDGGAVGYVVASAAEGFEVGDAVLHGLGWREYATVQAAHATKVDASKAPLSYFLGVLGMPGMTAYAGLVAVAGIKPGDAVFVSGAAGAVGSLVGQIARLKGASRVVGSAGSAAKVAKLVDDYGFDAAFNYKDGPVREQLAEVAPEGIDIYFDNVGGEHLEAAIGALGVRGRAVLCGAIAQYNETAPPAGPRNLALAIGKRLRIEGMLVNDHAALQPEFTAEVAGWLKDGGLRYDETVVDGIEQMMDAFLGLMRGDNTGKMVVRLDA
- a CDS encoding MarR family winged helix-turn-helix transcriptional regulator, yielding MSNDELLPEDALTREVVDLMAGLVAIFHREYEEAAAARSLTGAQAKVLALLRRGPMPMRHIAQTLSCEPSNITGIVDRLEARGFVTRESDPQDRRVKLVAATEQGQAASAELRESLNFAREPLAALGPEERGTLRDLLHRMLVGAGG
- a CDS encoding HAD-IC family P-type ATPase; the protein is MPERGARLLPLPGARVARVLDPGPAVEPGPADPARLSRLEALRAVRATPRGLTEAQAEDRLAEHGENVVLPLPEPGTARRLRAAFGDPFTALLVGLAVICALTGSIGSAAIVGLLVLGACLLRLHGERRSAAALRALRALAPSTATVLRRAGQSELPIAREVPAEQLVPGDVVKLAGGDAVPADLRLLRAQGLLVDQSVLTGESTPVPRAALDLPPAQPPGGPFDEPQLCFAGSTVVTGGATAVVLATGAATRFGAAHLPGPAGDHGPSVVERGVRRAVLGLIAFMLAVVPLTIGTDTLLHGWTGSLLPFAVAAAVGLTPELLPLVVSTVLAGGGHRLAKDGMPVRALPSVSELGALDLLCLDKTGTLTTGELAVVGALDPFGRPDQEPLRWAAVVGEAALLDGDPGLLDPLDEVLLTAADAAGLLEDAPPVVLEVIPFDPVRRRSGAVLREPGGRALVLKGAPEALLERCTTLAGGAALDQRARAALDRLVEERTGQGLRLIAVARTEREPRLGPHRVAEEDGLTLLGFVELLDEPEDSAEAALALLRGSGVALTVLTGDHPSTALRLARRLGLAPPRVVLGAELAALDPAAVAAAGASGAVFARCTPEQKAQVVRALRAAGHCVGFLGDGVNDVPALRAADLGIATAGAVGAAREWADLLLGGRDLALLGRAVAVGREATVRVAAYLRIALSCNLGNVLSMLAGAVLLPFLPMQPVQVLLQNLCFDAAQLSFAVSGRSAGPGARPARLRWGALAGFALAFGLLNSFSDIAMFEAMRGVTGGFTAPSSEAMFHTAWFTENLVTQAMALPVLYRLSRTRLRPPRPVWCAALLLAVVGLLLPPSGLGERLGFEELPTAAYGSLALVVAGYAVLLGAGRWLWWRFSERAEQRAAATTAAAAA
- a CDS encoding ArsR/SmtB family transcription factor, with product MTGVSGSDDPSPELLQQAAASFGLLASTMRLHIVWVLSQGEADVGTLADRVGGTLQAVSQHLAKLKLAGMVSNRREGRRQVYEVDDPQVATLVRLMVANLDADRASAAQTRTVGGELFRFRVSGA
- a CDS encoding FtsW/RodA/SpoVE family cell cycle protein, translating into MIGSQRTEGQRAADRRRNVELALLGFAFVVSLAAYIDADEAMNNKMPPGLLVYGVAFGVLILAAHLVMRRYARYADPLILPCAVLLSGVGLVLLHRLDESDAIVHAAKGDFQKLPSAPSQVQWLFLAVPAALCLIVFIKHHRFFQRYVYIVMVGALVLQIAPAFFASDADYGAKRWIHLPGITVEPDEFVKLAICIFFAGYLTVSRDALALVGRKLWGLSLPRGRNAGPVLAIWVISLLVLIFERDLGTSLIFFGVFVVMLYVATERTSWVVIGVILAVGGAAVVGTLEPHVHSRVEAWLNPMDYYKVYPKGVTSPVTSDQQAQSLFSFGSGHILGTGLGQGHPWLIGFADRSDFIFTTVGEELGLVGVTAVLMVYVLFFQRGLKTALTLTDPFGKLLATGLASVVALQVFVVVGGVTGLIPLTGKELPFLAAGGSTTLANWLLTAVLLKLSDAAGRIELEPEPEPSGSIAPPKPAVVNADGDEAAASLPGQQGSGTSYGTPVPYGAPTVHGTASGSSGGTGTHTVVPTPTPAAGTPTGSPGTDPVEQPSGGFPSIAPGYPGSAPAMPTMPAEQPPAPGYPAAGWGPGYPAGQQSPGYPNEAFGAPPAQSGYPAQGGYPTGGQAAVPQPFGDYQTGNQPEYLSNTGMHYPPHPDQDGTTPAF